A single genomic interval of Helianthus annuus cultivar XRQ/B chromosome 6, HanXRQr2.0-SUNRISE, whole genome shotgun sequence harbors:
- the LOC110863911 gene encoding alpha-soluble NSF attachment protein: MSDQNQIKKGEDFEKQAEKKLKGWAFFGSKHEDAADLYEKAANFYKLGKSCAGTNKHMLSYINKNPLFIFVFHLQLDSKHEAANAFADAGHCYKKTNPTECITRLEQSLDLFMEIGRLGMSARYCKEIAELYEQEQNLEKAMVYYDKAVDLYQGEEVNSSANQCRLKIAQYAAELEQYQKAIEIYEDIAKQALNNNLLKYGVRGHLLNAGICQLCKGDVVAITNALEKYEDLDPTFSGSREYKLLSALAASIDEEDVEKFTDAIKEFDSITKLDAWKTTLLLRVKEMLKAKEMEDDDLT, encoded by the exons atgtctgatcaaaatcaaataaagaaAGGTGAAGATTTTGAGAAACAGGCTGAGAAAAAGCTTAAAGGCTGGGCTTTCTTCGGTTCCAAGCATGAAGACGCCGCCGACTTATACGAAAAGGCTGCCAATTTTTATAAACTCGGAAAATCCT GCGCAGGTACAAACAAGCACAT GCTCTCATACATTAACAAAAATCCtctatttatatttgtttttcaTTTGCAGTTAGATAGCAAACACGAAGCTGCTAATGCTTTTGCCGATGCAGGTCATTGCTATAAGAAAACAAACCCCACAG AATGCATAACTCGCCTGGAGCAATCGCTAGATTTGTTTATGGAAATCGGGCGGCTCGGTATGTCAGCAAGGTACTGCAAG GAAATAGCTGAGTTATACGAGCAGGAACAAAACCTTGAGAAAGCGATGGTTTACTACGATAAAGCGGTTGATCTTTATCAAGGAGAAGAAGTCAACAGTTCTGCAAATCAATGCAGGCTGAaaattgctcaatatgctgctgAACTTGAACA GTATCAGAAAGCAATTGAGATTTATGAAGACATAGCAAAACAGGCACTTAACAATAATCTGCTTAAATATGGAGTCAGAGGGCATCTACTCAATGCTGGCATATGCCAACTTTGTAAAGGTGACGTCGTTGCGATTACAAACGCTTTGGAAAAATACGAG GATTTGGATCCAACGTTTTCAGGATCACGTGAATACAAATTGTTGTCG GCTTTGGCTGCTTCGATTGATGAGGAAGACGTGGAAAAGTTTACTGATGCAATCAAGGAATTCGATAGCATAACCAAGCTG GATGCATGGAAGACAACCCTTTTGTTGAGAGTGAAGGAAATGCTAAAGGCTAAGGAGATGGAGGATGATGATCTTACTTAA
- the LOC110863910 gene encoding protein FAR1-RELATED SEQUENCE 5-like, with product MKAAISEVFTNARHRLCMWHIMKKLPTKIHGDLLQNSELMALMHRLVWSIHMKPSTFETRWQLLMEEYGLQDHDWLNDMYSIRDQWVPAYFRDIPMCCLMKTTSRCESSNSSFKVNSTSANTLVQFMLCYETRIDNQRYRQRVAEFKTSSSVFMDSTDLAIEKHAFELYTHAIFTEVKLELRNQSVSCSCNNFIHIGYLCRHIFCVYRVNNRKNPCPVCC from the exons ATGAAAGCTGCCATTTCAGAGGTTTTCACAAACGCTCGGCACCGCCTTTGCATGTGGCATATTATGAAAAAACTTCCAACCAAG ATTCATGGAGACCTATTACAAAACTCTGAGTTAATGGCATTGATGCATCGTTTGGTGTGGAGTATTCACATGAAACCATCTACATTTGAGACGCGTTGGCAACTTTTGATGGAGGAATATGGGTTACAAGATCACGACTGGTTGAATGATATGTACTCAATTAGGGACCAATGGGTACCTGCCTACTTCCGTGATATCCCAATGTGTTGTCTGATGAAGACCACATCAAGATGTGAAAGCTCTAACTCAAGCTTCAAGGTCAACTCTACTAGTGCTAACACACTAGTTCAGTTCATGCTATGTTATGAAACTAGGATAGACAATCAGCGTTACAGGCAACGTGTTGCAGAGTTTAAAACCTCATCTAGTGTATTCATGGACAGTACTGATTTAGCTATCGAGAAGCACGCTTTTGAGCTGTACACACATGCAATTTTCACAGAG GTTAAACTTGAGTTGAGAAATCAGTCGGTCTCTTGTTCATGCAACAACTTCATCCATATTGGATATCTGTGTAGGCACATCTTTTGTGTTTACCGGGTAAACAATCGAAAAAATCCCTGCCCAGTTTGTTGTTAA
- the LOC110944604 gene encoding uncharacterized protein LOC110944604, whose translation MADSGEASPSNAVMIKDGSSFSQFQCPILKSTNYTVWVIRIKIILRANGLWEMIEPKENTQADEKKDMMATAYLYQALPEDMIIQVASCKSAKEIWDAFKTRHVGADRVQKARLQTLKTEFEMLKMKEEDTIDSFTARLNSIVTRASGLGSTFDQPTLVRKLLSSVPRRFVQIVAIIEQFADLETTTLEETIGRLKAYEERTGLVDENPVYNQEKLMYTRRDKNYGRGKRFRNNGQGRFNSSQGKWRDGKFRQEEDEEDPSHDNYGQQRREENSPQNAYKNRSNQRKFGKDLSKIKCYNCQKFGHYASDCPESNQRGEESNLVQEDGEPTLLMAIKEDCNDLLQQAHDKNGEAQDDKQDMEKDQGAT comes from the coding sequence ATGGCGGATTCAGGAGAAGCCTCTCCGTCAAACGCGGTAATGATTAAAGATGGTAGTTCGTTCTCCCAGTTTCAGTGTCCTATCTTAAAGTCTACAAACTATACGGTATGGGTAATCCGTATAAAAATCATTTTGAGGGCAAACGGATTATGGGAAATGATAGAACCAAAAGAAAATACGCAAGCGGATGAAAAGAAGGATATGATGGCGACCGCTTACTTATATCAAGCACTACCGGAAGATATGATAATACAAGTTGCAAGTTGCAAGAGTGCAAAAGAAATTTGGGATGCATTTAAGACAAGACACGTCGGTGCAGATCGAGTGCAAAAGGCACGTCTTCAAACgctcaaaacagagtttgagatgtTAAAAATGAAGGAGGAAGACACTATCGATTCGTTCACTGCAAGACTAAATAGTATTGTCACGAGGGCAAGTGGTCTTGGATCAACTTTTGATCAACCTACTTTAGTACGAAAACTTCTGAGTTCTGTACCGAGAAGGTTCGTTCAAATTGTTGCAATCATTGAACAATTCGCTGATTTAGAAACAACGACGCTAGAGGAGACAATTGGAAGGTTGAAAGCCTATGAAGAAAGGACCGGATTGGTGGATGAAAACCCGGTATATAATCAAGAAAAACTTATGTATACGCGACGCGACAAGAACTATGGTCGTGGAAAGCGTTTTAGGAACAATGGACAAGGAAGGTTCAATTCATCACAAGGCAAGTGGCGTGATGGAAAGTTCAGACAAGAAGAAGATGAGGAAGATCCTTCACATGATAACTATGGACAACAAAGAAGGGAAGAGAATTCCCCACAGAATGCTTACAAGAATAGAAGCAACCAAAGGAAGTTTGGGAAGGACTTAAGCAAGATTAAATGCTATAATTGCCAAAAGTTTGGTCATTATGCCTCAGATTGTCCTGAATCAAATCAAAGAGGAGAAGAATCAAATCTGGTGCAGGAAGACGGGGAACCAACTCTCCTAATGGCAATCAAAGAAGACTGCAATGATCTACTACAACAAGCTCATGATAAAAATGGAGAAGCGCAGGATGACAAGCAAGACATGGAGAAAGATCAAGGTGCAACTTAA
- the LOC110865170 gene encoding F-box protein At1g67340, with product MKTRRGNMYPAAGAPMTSSRKRVKRSFIRNNSFNVLPDDIVLSILVRVSSTADSPADFISALLTCRRFNCLGLNPLVLSKASAETFAVKAEKWSPSAHRFFQRCSDAGNVEAAYTLGMIQFYCFQNRRNGAALMAKAAIRSHAPSLYSLAIIQFNGSGGTKNVKDLIGGVTLCARAAFLGHIDALRELGHCLKDGYGIGKNITEGQRFLIEANARELASVCSIRSPELMSGDRVNLQPFLRGGNANSAAICSQLISDFGISLPSIKSHPSNRFLTGWFGNRVPDPLLRVCSYRGCGRPETRMHEFRRCSVCGVMNYCSRGCQARDWTMGHNKDCRPMVRVENVNAGGR from the exons ATGAAAACACGACGGGGAAACATGTATCCGGCTGCCGGAGCTCCGATGACAAGCAGCCGGAAAAGGGTAAAACGGTCATTTATTCGTAATAATTCCTTTAATGTGCTACCGGATGACATCGTGTTATCGATTCTTGTAAGAGTTAGCTCCACTGCTGATTCTCCGGCTGATTTTATCTCCGCTTTATTAAC ATGCAGAAGATTCAATTGTTTGGGGCTTAACCCGCTTGTTTTATCCAAAGCTTCAGCAGAAACTTTCGCTGTAAAAGCTGAGAAATGGTCACCGTCTGCTCACCGGTTTTTTCAACGGTGTTCGGATGCCGGAAATGTAGAAGCTGCTTACACACTAGGCATG ATTCAGTTCTACTGTTTCCAAAACAGAAGAAACGGAGCGGCTCTAATGGCGAAAGCCGCGATTAGATCACACGCTCCATCACTGTACTCGCTCGCTATAATTCAGTTCAACGGTAGTGGAGGTACAAAGAACGTGAAAGACCTTATAGGTGGAGTCACGCTCTGTGCACGTGCAGCTTTTCTCGGCCACATTGACGCTCTACGGGAGCTAGGACACTGTCTTAAAGACGGTTACGGTATCGGTAAAAATATTACCGAAGGCCAGCGGTTTTTAATCGAAGCTAACGCACGTGAACTTGCGTCAGTTTGTTCGATACGGTCACCGGAACTTATGTCCGGTGACCGGGTGAATTTGCAACCGTTTTTACGGGGTGGAAATGCAAACTCTGCAGCTATTTGTTCTCAACTGATTAGTGATTTCGGAATTAGTTTACCGTCTATAAAATCTCATCCGTCTAACCGGTTTCTCACCGGTTGGTTTGGTAACCGGGTACCGGATCCGTTATTGCGGGTTTGTTCTTATCGCGGGTGCGGGCGACCCGAGACCAGGATGCACGAGTTCCGGCGGTGTTCGGTGTGTGGTGTGATGAACTATTGTTCTCGGGGGTGTCAGGCACGTGACTGGACGATGGGGCATAATAAGGATTGTAGACCGATGGTGAGGGTTGAGAATGTTAACGCCGGTGGGAGATAA